Below is a window of Longimicrobium terrae DNA.
CGGCCACAAGACGCCGCGCGACGCGATGCTCGACTGGTACCAGAAGAGCCCAGGACTCTTCCGTGCCGACCCACATAATCACCCGGGCCTTGACAGGTAGATCCTTCAGTCGCGCATGAATCCGCGCCGCAGAAAGGGCGGCGCACGCTCCTTCAGGATGACATGGTGCGTGGTTTTGCGGGGAGTTGAGCGGCTTGCGGGCCGTCCATGAACCGACATCGAACAACCGAACATCGAACAACCGACATCGAAAAACCGTCATTCATCAACCGACATCCATCATCCGACATCCGGCCTGCATCATCCCGGAACCGGCGCGCAACACGCAATCAAAGCACGAACGGGATGGGCACCCAGGCGATCACGAAGATGACCAGGCATGCCCACGCAACCGCGCGCCGCCGCGCATCCAGCCGGAACCCGGGGTCGAACACCGGCGGATGCGCCAGCTTTCCCCGCCCGATCATCAGCACCAGCCCCGCCCAGAACCACCACCCGGTGTACAGCCACCCCATCCCCAGCAGCAGCGCCAGCGTGGCCCGGCTCGCCACCCGGTGCGCGCGGGGCGACAACGAGTACACCACGTGCCCGCCGTCCAGCTGGCTGATGGGAAACAGGTTGAGCGCGGTAAAGAACAGCCCGAACCACCCCGCCGCCGCCAGCGGATGCAGCAGCACCAGCGGCGCATGCCCCATGGGCGTGGCCGCGCGCAGAACGTGCAGCAGAATCGACTCTCCCAACGGAAGTGCTCCGTCACCCGTCATTACGGCGAGAGACGCGCCGGAAAAGCGCTGCGCCAGCGGCTGGCTCATCATCAGCCCCGCCAGATAGACGGGAACGGCGAGCACGAATCCGGCAAGCGGGCCCGCGGCGCCCATGTCCAGAAGCGCCGCCCGGTTGATGAGGGGAGAGCGGATGCGGATGAACGCGCCAAAGGTGCCGATGGGGCTCAGAAGCGGCGGCGCGGGAAGAAACCAGGGGGGAGAAACGTCCATCCCGTGGCGCCGCGCAAGCGCCCAATGGCCCGCTTCATGCGCGCCCAGGATGCACAGCAGAGGCAGGGAAAACCACAGTCCCGGTGCCACGGAGCGCAGATCGTACCGCGCGGGCACGGGGATCGCATGGCCCGCCGACTCGGCCCAGCCCATGGGGTCGCCGGGAACCAGCAGGCACCCGGCGACCGTGGCGGTGGCCAAGGTAAGCACAAGGAGCAGCGCGTGAAGCCACCACCGTTCGCGCGTGCGGACGCGGGCGCGGCGGGTAAGGGTGATCTCCACCCCGTCGCCGCCGGACTGCACGTAGCGCCGGCCGGGCCAGCGCGCGAGCCACTCGGAAAGGGCCGGATCGTCGGCCGGAACGCCCGGATGCAGGCGGGCCTGAAGCACCTGCTGATCGTGCAGTTCCACCAGTCGCCACGCGGCGAACGGGCCTGATATGTCCGGCACTTTCTTCTTGACCTCCGTGTATACCGTGCTTAGGTTGGGGCAAACGCCTCCAGAGCATTCTGTGCGCTCAGCGCGCGGCGCGCCCCTCCCCTGGCACAACCCCCTCCCACGCGGCGGAACATCCAGCGGTCCCGGCTGCCGTACCTGCAGTCCGGGCCGTGCTGATACATTCGGAGCACAACGTGGACATTAGCACCATCAAGACCAAGAGCATCGCCGAACTGCACGAAATGGCGGAAGGTCTCAACATCTCCAACTATTCCGGGCTCCGCAAGCAGGACCTCATCTACCGCATCGAGCAGAACCTGCTCGACAGCGAGGTGGTTCTGCGGGGCGAGGGAGTACTTGAGGTTCTTCCCGAAGGCTACGGCTTTCTTCGTTCGCAGGACTGGAACTATCTGTACGGGCCGGACGACATCTACGTGTCGCCCAGCCAGATCAAGCGATTCGACCTGCGCACCGGCGACACGGTGATGGGGCAGGTCCGTCCGCCCAAGGAGGGCGAGCGCTACCTTGCCCTTCTGAAGGTAGAACGCGTGAACGGCGACGAGCCGGACAAG
It encodes the following:
- a CDS encoding site-2 protease family protein; the protein is MPDISGPFAAWRLVELHDQQVLQARLHPGVPADDPALSEWLARWPGRRYVQSGGDGVEITLTRRARVRTRERWWLHALLLVLTLATATVAGCLLVPGDPMGWAESAGHAIPVPARYDLRSVAPGLWFSLPLLCILGAHEAGHWALARRHGMDVSPPWFLPAPPLLSPIGTFGAFIRIRSPLINRAALLDMGAAGPLAGFVLAVPVYLAGLMMSQPLAQRFSGASLAVMTGDGALPLGESILLHVLRAATPMGHAPLVLLHPLAAAGWFGLFFTALNLFPISQLDGGHVVYSLSPRAHRVASRATLALLLGMGWLYTGWWFWAGLVLMIGRGKLAHPPVFDPGFRLDARRRAVAWACLVIFVIAWVPIPFVL